In the Oscarella lobularis chromosome 14, ooOscLobu1.1, whole genome shotgun sequence genome, one interval contains:
- the LOC136195538 gene encoding mediator of RNA polymerase II transcription subunit 12-like protein isoform X1 — protein MGSRELRPLKKQKFGPPDIFRQDPNQEEDRLNDETVTRGFRTENRVQDETSSAASLLANPIFALSDQVKNSFDGILKAKRKYNTFQDTSKRKLQLNQKEHFLFSQPLMRVSSHRGSTRLNESLSFSHCSYVCLLYSVFKVTPKTKNATLGWFQSLAQEKFPLSLSRKIPIFNKKEEILDNLCDHSVPMLRAAWCIKICEAAASETKSNKKRPAGDASREWTGIITRYLKDVMGKLTEYYSSAAPASVLPGSGSFFPQSQKPALENALKQWSYVTQLAQHMYQEFLLNRHDFLTWLIDQMRLLKSEEEGVLKLLLPQALKYLPCIVKSQYLSRSLAFVCCRHLVSLCFHEEESFDNGTLRGNTDAASGEDTASKVKFDEESLLVEYKNCSYHRNLVLSLSSLLQTVTLGCPSALVYMPSPIGSIDLMASGNFFSMATKFSSPLDILPLAPSELPFSEKITPAMKDEAVSRLVEDENEICQRSLAAEKRWKMNVDDHSEEARTVDSLLSLLEDLDKFEYGKAGLHGSVEELYGKIFTENSRESWFEFVIPLLCDWAVNAYSGGLQRVFIVARLLHVAQARLHKPSPVRSALEHEARDAGDGGGEAGVRHEMDGVDDDDDDDGVSVASLDCLNFPFRDKLMLYLDSTAPYPLADEGSSATDSPFQRFVVLFGELIRTGVFSYHTYLSTLISRGDLQATPNQGGIDGGDANATTANRTTTMTMELFKIGGGVDGENDETMETTTTTAESQSPPPPPSLGSKRRRSDSENQDSFPPTKVALIGDVFGGSLDDLSPSSDSPDSPTAVTMATTTGTGTMANPSLQRQPSTARHFSYALNFPIPEEMCSEYFTNQRLVVLYGVGRQRDEAMEKLQLVTDEVCQHLADIDEQTPGSVVYQTSHDDAVKSFMSATHFHRSRVIHTCREKILGGGGSGKVTRYKNVSSAKLEFVIELMELYGDVNAMLELVEELLIGESLYESSNDDDDDVERGSGDARKGSDEAGVAKHGDEGSVKGSSGEYVVSLKLVPCLLSVLRKYRQCVLLSQRCTEIVFEGLYRVVKNASNLSSCKGVERSVLVFLYSLYTSCEHLKVACESAFGKKATEVRESVFSVSSPARTDLKPNASIFPHLQDPRTVKAKAIFSEIRKDPANLHGFVYRIVTLLCQEQTTTRLQGFASLCVKAIARCKGLSAEFLGALRAMACIGKEIGYTVLMRDIDFKSPSVQDQIANFTAILVAQSAFSLKDVLTLVVQPSLQSARLRGESAEQGVRLTCQLLTHLLTERDESEIVSKRGLYSAHHQMSGNVSIINAADRRCLQAAREELDLGTIFNVIKMLLKLNAAAIGVGGRFSTVGNMTLTAQTLASICHQPWMKALFLGRLEALRSDEMLMDLSFVASEALCLLQLVCHPDGSSSHEEESPEDAAQRILEHLNQWNFQTSFLELQLLIRQFQDDPTQHERILNTIAQCVSDVFWSPETHCTPGSASKDVVNLSNLHVWLVVPLISQLPPTVQGALLQAAGEVLNRENWWKPNPDKNIDSTNPLAVPWQKPFLALVMSCLKVSEDVAKADVLNSLRMQMAQFIACPDSERHSEEEEAALFAFEALRLRLSLMGAMFDTLLRNTSLCGEWCVILMQLLTSQTVTKRSNYSRLFTMVFDMLSCLLADGRFLNEQPTMPTSDEPGRKASIPILKRLKEAASACTDKRLADECQALLRIPQPKIRIQAVEDFGSAEGSKSSQGYLLCGDQFLDPWEVFEGSKNVGPLSWSLFGAVRHERRPNDRYDEEFLRTRHHINVRSFEPFKVRVVVPSAVDSGDDEDNGGVGGVVVGGDGGDGSDDRSAPTDNEVAEIVQSAASPIVPGMTFGLSGLPPPTNQGAKVVAATKAQRAGGGKGMRRLQRRISGTESGGRPTYLPLEPTFPDLDVLASQHSRSLPNTPVLQRTAGAPVDIAPAGPPQSMRSITPLPPDSAGLRIATAGSSTPSRLPSLGGFSVLEQRPRSSTPQPITSKPMLQTTLQRSSSEPLGDVANVSIIQQQQQQQLATTAASVLQDGGVRRQPPAPLQISASSSFVTPPMAVISGGTRLMPSSQSATSVAPLSIVNQVKQAQVQSVQFVPRPGYAIVPSTASGQRSSPISRTTNPLILPNSSLQQRMQQVHPRTLPLKPAYQPIRMAPPSSLVSHSQQPYLTTVVGSAAITGQPHTVSHMATNALQQYATPRQPQQPQQSQQLQQLQQQVSQPMATMAQFQQQQPHSQMALQQLQRQFSGDGTQ, from the exons ATGGGTTCTCGCGAATTACGGCCACTGAAGAAGCAGAAATTTGGTCCACCGGACATTTTTAGACAGGATCCCAACCAAGAAGAG GACCGCCTGAACGACGAGACGGTGACGAGGGGATTTCGAACCGAAAACCGCGTCCAAGATGAA ACGAGTTCAGCAGCATCTCTACTGGCGAATCCAATTTTTGCCCTTTCAGATCAG gtGAAGAATAGCTTTGATGGAATACTGAAGGCGAAGCGAAAGTACAACACATTTCAAGACACAAGCAAGAGAAAGCTGCAACTCAATCAGAAAGAGCACTTTCTATTT TCTCAGCCACTTATGAGAGTATCAAGTCACCGCGGCTCAACGAGGCTCAACGAGAGCCTCAGTTTCAGCCACTGTAGCTATGTATGTCTGTTATACTCTGTCTTTAAGGTGACGCCTAAGACCAAGAACGCAACATTAGGCTGGTTTCAGAGTTTGGCACAGGAAAAGTTTCCGCTTAGTTTATCTCGAAAG ATACCAATATTTAATAAGAAGGAGGAAATTCTAGATAATCTGTGTGATCATTCCGTTCCAATGCTAAGAGCAGCCTGGTGCATAAAGATTTGCGAAGCAG CGGCTTCAGAAACTAAGTCAAATAAAAAGAGGCCAGCAGGAGATGCCTCTCGAG AGTGGACTGGAATAATAACTCGTTATTTGAAAGACGTTATGGGCAAGTTGACGGAGTATTATTCATCCGCGGCTCCGGCGAGCGTCCTTCCTGGTTCCGGCTCCTTTTTTCCTCAAAGCCAGAAACCGGCGTTGGAAAACGCTCTCAAACAGTGGTCGTACGTCACTCAACTCGCCCAGCACATGTATCAG gaatttcttttgaatcGCCACGATTTTCTCACGTGGCTTATCGACCAGATGAGGCTTCTTAAGTCGGAGGAGGAAGGCGTTCTCAAACTCTTGCTACCTCAAGCCTTGAAG TACCTACCATGCATTGTCAAGTCCCAGTACTTATCGCGAAGTTTGGCCTTCGTCTGCTGTCGGCATCTCGTCTCGCTCTGCTTTCACGAAGAGGAAAGCTTTGATAATGGAACGTTGAGAGGAAATACCGACGCCGCCAGTGGGGAAGACACTGCATCCAAAGTTAAATTTGATGAAG AATCCTTGCTGGTCGAATATAAGAACTGCAGTTACCATCGCAATCTCGTCCTCAGCTTGTCGAGTCTTTTGCAGACGGTTACACTTGGCTGTCCGTCCGCCTTGGTCTATATGCCGTCGCCGATAGGATCAATCGATTTGATGGCATctggaaattttttctcaatgGCGACGAAATTCAGCTCGCCACTCGACATTCTGCCGTTGGCTCCGTCGGAATTGCCTTTTTCAGAAAAGATTACTCCTGCTATGAAGGACGAA GCTGTTAGTCGCCTAGTGGAGgacgaaaatgaaatttGCCAGCGAAGCTTGGCAGCGGAGAAGAGATGGAAAATGAACGTGGACGACCATTCTGAAGAAG CTCGGACCGTTGACTCGTTGCTGTCTCTTCTCGAAGACTTAGATAAATTCGAATACGGAAAGGCGGGTCTCCACGGCTCCGTAGAGGAGCTCTACGGAAAAATTTTTACCGAAAACAGTCGCGAATCG TGGTTTGAGTTTGTTATACCGCTGCTTTGCGACTGGGCCGTGAACGCATACTCCGGTGGTCTGCAGCGCGTATTCATCGTTGCGAGGCTTCTCCACGTAGCGCAGGCTCGCCTTCACAAG CCTTCTCCCGTTCGTAGTGCTCTTGAGCACGAGGCGAGAGACGCCGGTGACGGTGGCGGAGAAGCTGGCGTTCGACACGAGATGGACGGggtggacgacgacgacgacgacgacggcgtttccgTTGCTTCACTCGATTGCCTCAATTTCCCTTTCCGCGACAAGCTAATGCTCTATTTGGACTCGACGGCTCCTTATCCTCTCGCAG ACGAAGGCTCGTCTGCGACCGATTCTCCATTTCAGCGTtttgtcgttcttttcgGTGAGCTCATTCGCACCGGCGTCTTCTCGTACCACACGTATCTCAGCACGCTGATATCGCGCGGAGACTTGCAGGCAACTCCCAATCAAGGCGgcatcgacggcggcgacgcgaacgcgacgacggctaACAGGACGACTACGATGACGATGGAGTTGTTTAAGATTGGCGGCGGCGtagacggcgaaaacgacgagacgatggaaacgacgacgacaacggcaGAATCTcagtcgccgccgccgccgccgtcactcGGCtcaaaacgccgtcgatccgATAGCGAGAACCAGGACTCTTTTCCGCCGACGAAAGTGGCTTtgatcggcgacgttttcggcggttctctcgacgatttgtcgccgtcgagcgACAGTCCCGACTCGCCGACGGCTGTCAccatggcgacgacgacgggaacggGTACGATGGCTAATCCGTCGTTGCAGCGGCaaccgtcgacggcgcgacaTTTCAGCTACGCCCTAAATTTTCCCATTCCCGAGGAAATGTGCTCGGAATATTTCACGAATCagcgactcgtcgtcttgtACGGCGTCGGTCGGCAGCGCGACGAGGCGATGGAGAAGCTTCAGCTCGTGACCGACGAAGTGTGCCAGCACTTGGCCGACATCGACGAGCAGACGCCGGGAAGCGTCGTCTATCAgacgtcgcacgacgacgccgtgAAGAGTTTCATGTCGGCGACGCATTTCCATCGGTCGCGAGTCATTCATACGTGTCGTGAGAAGATTTTAGGCGGTGGCGGCAGTGGAAAAGTTACGCGGTACAAAAACGTCTCGTCAGCGAAATTGGAGTTCGTTATCGAGTTGATGGAGCTGTACGGCGACGTGAATGCCATGCTGGAGCTCGTCGAGGAGTTGCTCATAGGCGAGTCGCTCTACGAGAGtagcaatgacgacgacgacgacgttgaacggggaagcggcgacgcgcgaaaaggaagcgacgaGGCCGGCGTTGCTAagcacggcgacgagggaTCGGTCAAAGGCTCGAGCGGCGAATACGTCGTCAGTTTGAAACTTGTTCCCTGTCTGTTGAGCGTCCTGAGAAAGTATCGGCAGTGCGTGTTGCTGTCTCAACGATGCACGGAAATCGTTTTTGAAGG GCTTTATCGCGTCgtcaaaaacgcgtcgaatCTGTCGAGTTGCAAAGGCGTGGAAAGATCCGTTTTAGTTTTTCTCTACTCCTTGTATACGTCCTGCGAGCATTTGAAG GTTGCGTGTGAAAGTGCATTTGGAAAGAAAGCCACTGAAGTAAGAGAGTCGGTTTTCTCAGTAAGCAGTCCAGCTCGCACAGATCTGAAGCCAAACGCCTCGATCTTCCCTCACCTTCAAGATCCCAG GACGGTGAAAGCAAAGGCCATCTTCTCTGAAATCAGAAAAGATCCGGCTAATCTTCACGGATTCGTGTATCGCATTGTAACGCTTCTGTGTCAGGAGCAAACTACTACGCG CTTGCAAGGCTTTGCTTCTCTGTGCGTGAAGGCTATAGCTCGTTGCAAGGGTCTCTCCGCCGAGTTTCTCGGCGCGCTTCGCGCGATGGCGTGCataggaaaagaaattggctACACGGTTCTTATGAGGGACATAGAC TTCAAGAGTCCCTCGGTTCAAGATCAAATTGCGAATTTCACGGCCATTCTCGTCGCTCAGAGCGCCTTTTCTCTCAAGGACGTACTGACATTAGTCGTTCAGCCGTCGTTGCAGTCTGCACGGCTGCGAG GCGAATCTGCCGAGCAGGGCGTTCGTTTGACTTGCCAGCTCCTGACTCATTTGCTGaccgaacgagacgaaagcgaaattgTATCCAAAAGAGGTCTGTATTCGGCTCATCATCAAATGAGCGGAAACGTATCGATCATCAATGCCGCTGATCGCCGATGCCTTCAAGCGGCTCGAGAAGAACTCGACTTAGGGACTATCTTTAATGTCATCAAA ATGCTTTTGAAACTAAATGCTGCCGCTATTGGCGTGGGAGGTCGATTCAGCACCGTTGGAAATATGACGTTAACGGCTCAAACTCTGGCGAGCATTTGCCATCAGCCGTGGATGAAGGCGTTGTTTCTCGGCCGCTTGGAAGCGCTTCGTAGCGACGAAATGCTAATGGATTTGTCGTTTGTCGCATCCGAA GCTCTTTGTCTGTTGCAACTTGTTTGCCATCCAGACGGTTCGTCGTCTCACGAAGAAGAGTCGCCAGAGGATGCTGCACAGAGAATTCTGGAG CATCTCAACCAGTGGAACTTCCAAACGTCATTTTTAGAACTGCAGCTTCTCATACGTCAGTTTCAAGACGATCCGACG CAACACGAACGCATTTTGAACACGATCGCTCAGTGCGTCAGCGACGTTTTCTGGTCGCCGGAGACGCATTGCACGCCTGGATCGGCGAGCAAAGATGTCGTCAATTTGTCCAACTTGCACGTCTGGCTCGTCGTTCCTCTCATATCCCAACTTCCTCCAACCGTTCAGGGAGCGCTTCTTCAAGCGGCTGGAGAAGTTCTGAACAGGGAGAACTGGTGGAAACCCAATCCGGACAAAAACATTGACTCGACGAA TCCGCTGGCCGTGCCGTGGCAAAAACCATTTTTGGCTCTCGTCATGTCGTGTTTGAAAGTgagcgaagacgtcgccaAAGCCGACGTTTTGAATTCGCTGAGAATGCAAATGGCTCAATTTATTGCCTGTCCCGACTCGGAACGGCATtccgaggaagaggaagctGCCCTGTTTGCCTTCGAAGCTCTCCGACTGAGATTGAGCTTG ATGGGAGCGATGTTTGATACGTTGTTGCGAAATACGAGTCTCTGCGGAGAGTGGTGCGTCATTTTGATGCAACTCTTGACTTCTCAGACAGTGACAAAACGCAGCAACTACAG TCGTCTCTTCACTATGGTCTTCGACATGCTTTCGTGTCTTCTTGCCGACGGTCGTTTTCTCAACGAGCAGCCGACTATGCCGACGTCCGACGAGCCAGGTCGAAAAGCGTCGATTCCTATACTGAAGCGACTGAAG GAAGCGGCTTCGGCTTGCACTGACAAACGTCTCGCTGACGAATGCCAGGCGTTGCTTCGCATACCTCAGCCAAAAATCCGCATACAAGCCGTGGAAGATTTTGGCTCCGCCGAAGGCAGCAAGTCTTCGCAG GGTTATCTTCTATGCGGCGACCAATTTCTCGATCCGTGGGAAGTTTTCGAGGGAAGTAAGAACGTCGGTCCCTTGTCGTGGTCTTTATTCGGAGCCGTTCGACACGAACGTCGACCGAACGACAGATACGACGAGGAATTTCTTCGAACCCGTCATCATATCAACGTTCGGTCGTTTGAACCGTTCAAAgttcgcgtcgtcgtgccgtctgccgtcgattcgggcgacgacgaggacaacGGTGGCGTcggtggcgtcgtcgtcggcggcgacggcggcgatggTTCCGACGATCGAAGTGCGCCGACCGATAACGAAGTCGCCGAAATCGTTCAAAGCGCCGCGTCACCGATTGTTCCTGGAATGACGTTTGGTCTGTCGGgactgccgccgccgaccaATCAGGGAGCAAAAGTCGTCGCAGCGACGAAAGCACAACGTGCAGGCGGAGGAAAAGGCATGCGACGACTTCAACGACGCATAAGCGGAACGGAAAGCGGCGGGCGTCCCACTTATTTGCCGCTTGAGCCGACATTTCCCGATTTAGACGTTCTCGCCTCTCAGCATTCGCGATCTCTGCCGAACACGCCCGTTCTACAGCGCACCGCCGGCGCTCCGGTCGACATCGCGCCGGCGGGACCGCCCCAGTCGATGCGATCAATTACCCCGTTGCCGCCGGACTCTGCCGGTTTGAGAATAGCAACCGCCGGCTCGAGCACGCCGTCCCGACTGCCGTCGCTCGGAGGCTTTTCTGTTCTGGAGCAGCGACCGCGATCGTCGACTCCTCAGCCGATAACGAGCAAACCGATGCTGCAGACGACGCTGCAACGGAGCTCGTCGGAACcgctcggcgacgttgcCAACGTCAGTATCatacagcagcagcaacaacagcaactcgcgacgacagcggcgtCAGTTTTACAAGACGGAGGCGTTCGGCGTCAACCTCCAGCGCCGCTGCAAATTTCTGCGTCCAGTTCCTTCGTGACTCCGCCAATGGCCGTAATTTCTGGAGGAACGCGACTGATGCCTTCGTCGCAGTCTGCGACTTCCGTGGCGCCGTTATCCATTGTCAACCAAGTGAAGCAAGCTCAAGTGCAGAGCGTTCAATTTGTGCCGCGACCCGGCTATGCGATTGTTCCGTCGACTGCTAGCGGGCAGCGTAGCAGTCCGATATCGCGTACGACGAATCCACTCATTTTGCCAAATTCATCCCTACAGCAACGAATGCAGCAAGTTCACCCGCGTACCTTGCCGCTAAAGCCGGCCTACCAGCCCATTCGCATGGCGCCGCCATCGTCTCTTGTCAGTCATTCTCAGCAGCCCTATTTGACGACGGTGGTCGGTTCCGCAGCTATTACCGGTCAACCGCACACGGTTTCACATATGGCTACCAACGCTTTGCAGCAATACGCGACGCCGCGGCAGCCACAGCAACCGCAGCAGTCTcagcagctgcagcagctgcagcaaCAAGTGTCTCAGCCTATGGCAACAATGGCGCAAtttcagcaacagcagccACATTCGCAAATGGCACTTCAGCAACTCCAAAGGCAATTTTCTGGAGACGGAACGCAGTGA